In Athene noctua chromosome 8, bAthNoc1.hap1.1, whole genome shotgun sequence, a genomic segment contains:
- the GPR160 gene encoding putative G-protein coupled receptor 160 produces the protein MAAILCENSSGQYHYTQVNQPLEISCMLLLIMLGKVFLDFFMLQVKQKKVKVSFMGYFCVSLTLLDFTLLLSISFIFYFEDFALWGVRFTKYHICLFTQVISLTYGILHYPVYLVAGLDYYMTIAQTSQFPKRGPRLLYVFAVVVIWMSGFFCILKVPAIYEELEIQNRFSPYQCPLYASVQSYSVSCAMVLLLGTALLACRKEVITMLLSVRVGSFASQPVLMFSYVSNNNRACFKWQLLTRLLICFLGTWAPFVLLQIIVLFLGARIPAYMEMNVPWLYFINSFLIAVAYWCRCHDVELTEEMWSTDPFVSWKFCFMPFNNENTEPADKPSTVIVIC, from the coding sequence ATGGCTGCCATACTCTGTGAAAATTCTTCTGGTCAGTACCACTACACCCAGGTCAACCAACCTCTTGAAATCAGCTGCATGTTGCTCCTGATTATGCTCGGCAAAGTGTTCCTGGATTTCTTCATGTTGCAAGTTAAGCAAAAGAAGGTGAAAGTTAGTTTTATGGGATACTTTTGTGTTTCACTGACGCTTCTTGACTTCACGCTGCTGCTGAGTATatctttcattttctattttgagGACTTTGCACTCTGGGGTGTGCGATTTACAAAGTACCACATTTGCCTGTTCACTCAGGTAATTTCTCTCACCTATGGTATTTTGCATTACCCAGTGTATCTTGTGGCTGGTCTGGATTATTACATGACTATAGCCCAAACTTCTCAATTTCCTAAACGAGGTCCAAGATTACTCTATGTATTTGCTGTGGTTGTTATATGGatgtcagggtttttttgcattctcAAAGTTCCTGCTATCTATGAAGAACTAGAAATTCAGAACCGTTTTTCTCCTTATCAGTGTCCTCTCTATGCCAGTGTGCAGAGCTACTCAGTCTCCTGTGCCATGGTGCTGCTCTTGGGCACAGCTCTCCTGGCTTGTCGGAAGGAGGTTATCACCATGCTGCTGTCTGTCAGGGTAGGTTCCTTTGCCAGTCAGCCCGTTCTGATGTTCTCCTACGTGTCCAACAACAACAGAGCTTGCTTTAAGTGGCAGCTCCTGACCAGACTCCTCATCTGTtttcttggcacttgggcacctTTTGTTCTTCTTCAAATTATCGTTTTGTTTCTTGGTGCTCGGATTCCAGCCTACATGGAGATGAACGTCCCCTGGCTGTACTTCATCAACAGCTTTCTCATCGCAGTAGCATACTGGTGTCGATGTCACGATGTTGAACTGACAGAGGAGATGTGGTCTACAGATCCATTTGTCAGCTGGAAATTCTGCTTTATGCCGTTTAACAATGAAAACACAGAGCCAGCTGATAAGCCCAGCACAGTAATTGTAATCTGTTAA